From Nodosilinea sp. PGN35, a single genomic window includes:
- a CDS encoding DUF3318 domain-containing protein, with product MVNPNAEIGRLRELMPATARMKTKLMLSDRQLQVIKAEFPRPWQATHTVSINLDLWHHLAVAERDLLFLRTVSWVTLANVLKPNWYQALAGVGLAGGVVELLQGDAVGVVTAGGVAALAGWQIWRGVTGPQIEIAADDKAVQVALRRGYDQAEAAAALIRAIEAVPPLEGRQVLTVNELLRCQNLRVQTGRSEFSVPESYLR from the coding sequence GTGGTTAACCCCAACGCAGAGATTGGCCGGCTGCGGGAGCTAATGCCCGCCACCGCCCGCATGAAAACCAAGCTGATGCTCAGCGATCGCCAGCTCCAGGTGATCAAGGCCGAGTTTCCCCGCCCCTGGCAGGCAACCCACACCGTCTCGATCAACCTCGATCTGTGGCACCACCTGGCCGTGGCCGAGCGCGACCTGCTGTTTTTGCGCACCGTCAGCTGGGTAACCCTGGCCAACGTGCTCAAGCCCAACTGGTACCAGGCCCTGGCTGGGGTGGGGCTGGCGGGGGGCGTAGTCGAACTGCTCCAGGGCGATGCCGTGGGCGTTGTCACCGCTGGCGGCGTGGCGGCACTGGCAGGCTGGCAAATCTGGCGCGGGGTAACCGGCCCCCAGATCGAGATCGCCGCCGACGACAAAGCCGTGCAGGTGGCCCTGCGGCGCGGCTACGATCAGGCCGAGGCGGCGGCGGCGCTGATTCGGGCCATTGAGGCGGTGCCCCCCCTTGAAGGGCGGCAGGTGCTCACCGTCAACGAACTGCTGCGCTGCCAAAACCTGCGGGTGCAAACCGGGCGCTCAGAATTTTCGGTGCCCGAGAGCTACCTGCGCTAG
- a CDS encoding RodZ family helix-turn-helix domain-containing protein, which yields MKTPQFSGSKLPPASEYALIIGAGATAAMSMAAQQIAVATLPVTTLVALGLLNRYRLDQRLQDSEPSGPTPEEATRSGPAVPQRVTAQPRPDTISARPQVSVPPTAAARFSDQRHYIHDTLAKKLQAKADFEAMQQASLRRVGAHLQQIRQEKALSLEEIYQRTFIQPYTLRALETGNLQQLPEPFYIRAFIQKYATALGLEGTTLAADFPM from the coding sequence ATGAAGACCCCTCAATTTTCTGGTTCTAAGCTACCCCCAGCCTCAGAGTACGCTCTAATTATTGGGGCTGGCGCAACGGCGGCCATGTCTATGGCGGCCCAGCAGATAGCAGTGGCCACCCTGCCGGTGACCACCCTGGTAGCCCTGGGCCTGCTCAATCGCTACCGCCTAGACCAGCGCCTGCAAGACAGCGAGCCCAGCGGCCCGACCCCCGAGGAGGCCACCAGGTCGGGGCCAGCGGTACCCCAGCGGGTTACTGCTCAACCCAGACCCGACACTATTTCGGCTCGCCCCCAGGTGAGTGTCCCGCCAACGGCGGCGGCCCGATTTTCTGACCAGCGCCACTACATCCACGATACGCTGGCCAAAAAGCTTCAGGCAAAGGCCGATTTTGAGGCGATGCAGCAGGCCAGCCTGCGCCGGGTGGGTGCCCATCTCCAGCAGATTCGCCAGGAGAAAGCGCTGTCGCTGGAGGAGATCTACCAGCGGACGTTTATTCAGCCCTACACCCTGAGGGCGCTCGAAACCGGCAATTTGCAGCAGCTGCCCGAGCCCTTTTACATTCGCGCGTTCATTCAAAAATATGCGACGGCCCTGGGGCTGGAGGGGACGACGCTGGCGGCGGATTTTCCGATGTGA
- the arsS gene encoding arsenosugar biosynthesis radical SAM (seleno)protein ArsS (Some members of this family are selenoproteins.), whose product MVQSPPAAIAVTPFAQRLGQPLSKLPITVLQVNLGRKCNLACTHCHVEAGPKRTEELSPQVCDQLIELLRRFPQIATLDLTGGAPEMNYGFRPLVAAARQLGKTVMVRSNLTIFFVPGFEDLPEYFAHHQLHVVASLPCYLEDNVDQQRGAGVYTTSIRALQRLNQLGYGYDPALRLDLVYNPPVPRSAEFSLTPSQTALQGDYEAYLRSHFDIAFNQLYTITNLPIGRVKQYLASKDLYGPYLQFLASHHNPATVPHLMCRQELSIDYEGRIYDCDFNQMEALPSLGRSGQPLTVADLLAANSLDVIDDVQTRPYCYGCTAGSGSSCGGALAD is encoded by the coding sequence CCTTGGGCAGCCCCTAAGCAAGCTTCCCATCACCGTGTTGCAGGTCAACCTGGGCCGCAAGTGCAACTTAGCCTGCACCCACTGCCACGTCGAAGCTGGCCCCAAGCGCACCGAAGAACTCTCCCCCCAGGTTTGCGATCAGCTCATCGAGCTGCTGCGCCGGTTTCCTCAGATTGCCACCCTCGACTTAACCGGCGGTGCCCCAGAGATGAACTACGGCTTTCGCCCCCTGGTGGCGGCGGCCCGACAGCTGGGCAAAACGGTGATGGTGCGATCGAACCTGACGATTTTCTTCGTGCCGGGCTTTGAGGATTTGCCCGAGTACTTTGCCCACCACCAGCTCCATGTGGTGGCCTCGCTGCCCTGCTACCTCGAAGACAATGTTGACCAGCAGCGGGGAGCTGGGGTCTACACCACCTCCATTCGCGCGCTCCAGCGTCTCAACCAGCTGGGCTACGGCTACGACCCGGCCCTGCGCCTCGATTTGGTCTACAACCCACCCGTGCCCCGCAGCGCCGAGTTTTCGCTCACCCCCAGCCAGACGGCGTTGCAGGGTGACTACGAAGCCTACCTGCGATCGCACTTTGACATCGCCTTTAACCAGCTCTACACCATCACCAACCTGCCCATTGGCCGGGTAAAGCAATACCTGGCCAGCAAAGACCTCTACGGCCCCTACCTGCAATTTTTGGCCAGCCACCACAACCCCGCCACCGTTCCCCACCTGATGTGCCGCCAGGAGCTCTCCATTGACTACGAAGGCCGCATCTACGACTGCGACTTCAACCAGATGGAGGCCCTGCCTAGCCTCGGACGCAGCGGTCAGCCCCTCACCGTGGCCGATCTGCTGGCCGCCAACTCCCTGGATGTGATCGACGACGTGCAGACCCGGCCCTACTGCTACGGCTGCACCGCCGGCAGCGGTTCCAGCTGTGGCGGGGCATTAGCCGATTAG
- a CDS encoding chlorophyll a/b-binding protein encodes MTPDSNPAVSTPAASDEPTPAFGWSRYAERINGRFAMVGFVALLLLELVTGQTFFSWLGLG; translated from the coding sequence ATGACCCCAGACTCAAATCCTGCTGTCTCCACCCCTGCGGCCTCAGACGAGCCCACCCCGGCCTTTGGCTGGTCGCGCTATGCCGAGCGCATCAATGGCCGCTTTGCCATGGTGGGCTTTGTGGCGCTGCTGTTGCTCGAACTGGTCACGGGCCAGACCTTTTTTAGCTGGCTGGGCCTGGGCTAA
- a CDS encoding urease accessory protein UreD has product MAQLLQQSPGADPGWRGTARLSYAVEAGRCVPTQTYTRAPLRVQRPLYPEGAAVCHTVLVHTAGGLVGGDQLTVELTAAPQAQALITTAAASKVYGSTAASSHQQVTITLGSESCIEWLPQETIVFNQAHYSQALRVDLAPGALWAGWEITRFGRSARGETFEQGQWRSRLEVWQGEQPLWLDRQHLAGGSAPLHSPNGLAGHPVVGSFAVVGHDFDSDAAAALRQLWPTDWPGDAGVTRLQSGLLCRYRGPSSQAARRWFVAAWQQLRPLYLGRPAIQSRLWPR; this is encoded by the coding sequence ATGGCCCAGCTCCTCCAGCAGTCCCCCGGGGCTGACCCCGGCTGGCGGGGCACAGCCCGGCTCAGCTATGCCGTCGAGGCGGGCCGGTGCGTGCCGACCCAAACCTACACCCGCGCCCCCCTGCGGGTGCAGCGCCCCCTCTATCCCGAAGGAGCAGCGGTGTGCCATACGGTGCTGGTACACACCGCCGGGGGGCTGGTGGGGGGCGACCAGTTGACGGTAGAGCTAACGGCGGCCCCCCAGGCCCAGGCGCTGATTACCACCGCCGCCGCCAGCAAGGTCTACGGCAGTACCGCCGCCAGTAGCCACCAGCAGGTCACGATTACCCTAGGCTCTGAGAGCTGCATAGAATGGCTGCCCCAGGAGACCATCGTGTTTAACCAGGCCCACTACAGCCAGGCGCTGCGGGTTGATCTAGCCCCTGGCGCTCTGTGGGCGGGCTGGGAGATCACCCGCTTTGGCCGCAGCGCCCGAGGCGAGACCTTTGAGCAGGGCCAGTGGCGATCGCGCCTCGAAGTCTGGCAGGGGGAGCAGCCCCTCTGGCTCGATCGCCAGCACCTGGCCGGGGGCAGCGCCCCTCTCCACAGCCCCAACGGCCTGGCCGGGCACCCGGTGGTGGGCAGCTTTGCCGTGGTGGGGCACGACTTCGACAGCGATGCGGCAGCCGCCCTGCGGCAGCTGTGGCCCACCGATTGGCCGGGCGACGCGGGCGTCACCCGGCTGCAATCGGGGCTGCTGTGCCGCTACCGGGGGCCATCGAGCCAGGCGGCGCGCCGCTGGTTTGTGGCGGCCTGGCAGCAGCTGCGGCCGCTCTACCTGGGCCGTCCGGCCATCCAGTCGCGGCTGTGGCCTCGCTAG